The sequence ttcgagaaaataaaaaattaaatttttcatgattttcatgatggttagcctacatcatggattttctgagatttacatcatggattttcgagaaaataaaaaatttcaattttcatgattttcatgatgtggTTACATcaggattttcgagaaaataaaaaatttcaatttttcatgattttcatgatggttagcctacatcatggatcttctgagatttacatcatggatttttgagaaaataaaaaatttcaatttttcatgattttcatgatggttagcctacatcatggatttcctgagatttacatcatggattttcgagaaaataaaaaatttcaatttttcatgattttcatatacaaataacaaattgtTACAAATAACCAAATTTGTGATGTTTGATGGTATTCATCTGAAAGGTTCTGGACTCTACTACAATGTTTTATGTTTCTGTAGAAATTGTGATAGGATTTCGGAATCAGCAAGGTATCACACAATATTTCAGATCAAGAAGACTTTTCGTGTTTATGGGCAATTCACTAGCATAAGCTGTTTCTATATCTTTGTGTAATAGTGATGACAGCTTCTTTCTTGTTCTGCTCTCAGTATTTATTGGAATGAACTCATCATTGTAGTTGTATTTGATGAAAACACAATTGCTCTCATTTGGGTCCACCATCAAAACTCTTACCTTTTGCCATTTTACTTTCTCACCGTACTCATCTTTGTCCATATTATTGCAAGTGCAACTTCTCAAACCCACAAAGTCTTGGAATCATCCATTTCGATCACTTCATATGGAGATTTTTGCAGGCAGACCTTGCCAGTAGATACCACTGGTCTGGGGCATACACTGCAACATTTTTGATGCCCTCTCTATCGAGCTGTGAACACTATCACCTTCATTTTGGGTGTGCCCTTTTCTAAAAAGCAATGTGTAATTTTTATGTTGTAGTTTATGGCTGAATGTAAATACATTACCACAACATTTCTGTTTAAATTTTGCCCCCGCAGTTATCGGAGAAAAAACACATTTCTTTCTTACCCTCCTCTACttcttttcaatcattttcttcACACACGTTGCAATTTCATTAGATCCTCTTTGTCCTTTGGTTTCGTCCCACATAAAACAGAAACCCTTTTTTTTCATGTAGATCGTAGATGCTGAGATTATAAGTTGAGAGCTTTCGCCtgtaaaataattgagaaacctCCAAATGAGGAGTTTGCAGCACTTGCTGCATATCGAAAACTGCTGAAAAAAAGTTACATCATTTTTACTTCTCTCTTTGGCTTTCTCCTTCGCCTCTCTTGCTGCCACTTTGTTAAGAAGATGCTCGTCTACAACGCCTTGAAGAGTTTTTCCTTCTTCATCCAAATTTTTGAACTTTTCACACAAGTCACACTGGTCTTTTTTTGGTTGGAAAAACCCCAAGTTATAGTTGGTGTTAAAAATATATCTATACATTGACTCCTTTGCCATATTggagattccgttttctttacAATGGACCTTATAAAGAGAGtacatttttgataaattcaatttctgatCTAGATATTCCCTTTTTGAATCTCTGCGACAATAATGACTTTCAACTTTGGGGAAAGATTCAATGTGATCTTTCACAGAAATTTTCACTTTCTCTTCCAACTTCGAATTGCACCCAGATTTACCCCTTCTGTCTTCCGACACCGTTTTTCCACTTGCCTGAATTTTCAGAAACGCAGTCTTCACCATCTGTTGAGAAATGCTAAGTGTGTTTAGATAAAATCGCTGACACACAACCTCTTCCTTCTGGTcacatttcaatgaatatgaaaaaGTTACTTTCCTGCATGAATCACCATTTTCACTCCCATTTCTAATCCTGATGCGCTTTTTTGGAGTCTGTTGGATTGTGTTGATAATAAAATCTCTTTGGCGGTCTATTTCGCCAAGATTCCAGAACTCAGTAAAGATTGCCAACCTCTCATCTTCAGTGAATTTTGAAGCACATTTCATTCTGCAATTATTGCATACTTCTTTTATTGTGCGCTGTTCCACATGAACTCCTCTCCAATTCTTGTAAGATTCACCTCTATTGCGTTTTCTTTTAATCTCATTTCTGCGCCATGTATTTTCTGACCTTATTCTTTTCCTAGATTTCTTGATTGCACTCCCATTATGAAGAGCGGAGTTTTCCAGAGATTCAGGGACCGAATCCACATCTCCTGAAGTAGCAGCCACATTTTCAGATGGATGAGCAGTTTGAAACCTCCCTGCTTTCCTTGGAACTTGACTCACAAAGTTGATGTCTTCTTGACTATTAGGAATATAGTCTGggtcatcatcgtcatcatcaaaGAGGCCATACTCCTCTTCTGAAATAAAATGGAACACACATTaatcaatattcaatgttttcatccatgatcatcaatataatatggatattaaatgaatatatattaatattgaaatgaatatatatgaatattgaagtatTATACTTTTAGGTTTAGAGAGATCCAAATAATAGTGTCACTACACATCTCTTCATAAGAACCAAATGCTACTAAtcaactatttttttaatagatATTAGATCATAGATATAATCCGTATGATTCATTGCAAAGCCTCATGTATCTGAAGAtattgtaatgtatgtttgCTTGTAGAAATTTTCAAGCTCTTCTACTTATACTGTGGTATACAGAGTGACTTATAGGAAATGGATTATTTTCACATGAGCAGTATAACATTAATCATTTTGTAGCATCATTTTAAtgctacaaaaataataattattttataccattcattgaaatatatatatttgagaaTCATCCATTTTCCATAAGTCACCCTGTACTACAACAGAGTGCTCCACTACCAACCTGCATCAGTCATGTCCTCTGCAACAATAGCTTGATTATCCTGGAGTAAACTGTCTTTTTCGTGAAGACTATCTTGAAAAAAAGCAGGCTCCACTTCTTCAATATCTGGAAAAACAACATTTTTCGTAAACCACTGATTGGTCATTTCCTAGTACTATTTGAAGTTAGCATCATAGTTTGAAGAACTATGGGAAAGGGTGAAATCagtatattatgattatacaataataatcattatacaaTAATGTTTTCCATTCATATTCCTAATTATGTCtagatttttttcaagttgtaTTCTTCTCATACAACTACTTGCTTGAACTGCCATCAAGTAGTATCACAAACCAATTATTATCAGGAGGTTTCTGTTTATTGTCTTGTGATACAATAGTTGACAATTCTTTTGCAGTTCAAGATAAGTGAAAATCTATAGCCTAGTTTTGTTTTGTGAGTTTTTTTAATGTGTTTGTGAAAAATCGGAAATTGAAGAAACTTTCCAATTTTCGGCATGTACATAGGGTGAgcaaataa comes from Nilaparvata lugens isolate BPH unplaced genomic scaffold, ASM1435652v1 scaffold7782, whole genome shotgun sequence and encodes:
- the LOC111046358 gene encoding uncharacterized protein LOC111046358, whose translation is MESRGQFIVELAKQSCLNEAIIENNDHGSDFDIGNQDKEDIRITELKNSYANLNEARMVDNSNHECDNTGNQDNEDIEIMELNNYYANIEEVEPAFFQDSLHEKDSLLQDNQAIVAEDMTDAEEEYGLFDDDDDDPDYIPNSQEDINFVSQVPRKAGRFQTAHPSENVAATSGDVDSVPESLENSALHNGSAIKKSRKRIRSENTWRRNEIKRKRNRGESYKNWRGVHVEQRTIKEVCNNCRMKCASKFTEDERLAIFTEFWNLGEIDRQRDFIINTIQQTPKKRIRIRNGSENGDSCRKVTFSYSLKCDQKEEVVCQRFYLNTLSISQQMVKTAFLKIQASGKTVSEDRRGKSGCNSKLEEKVKISVKDHIESFPKVESHYCRRDSKREYLDQKLNLSKMYSLYKVHCKENGISNMAKESMYRYIFNTNYNLGFFQPKKDQCDLCEKFKNLDEEGKTLQGVVDEHLLNKVAAREAKEKAKERSKND